TTTGGGCCGCAAGAGAAAGGACGTTGATGATTAATTTGCTTCAGTGTTTGTCTCTTAGTAATATGTCTATCACTGTCCTCTACCTTTACGAGAAATGAAATTGAAACCTGGACTACTTGTGATCGTTTGGCAGGGACGGAGCTGGTTCACTAGCATTGGTGTCACCCAAAGGATTTAGCTAATCCTTCATTAAATTAGTGATAATTACTGTTTATTTGTGAAAAATGAACCCAACACAATAGAGATGACCCAATAGACATTTTTATCTGTCTTCGTCCCTGTCGTTTGGCTTGAGAGTATTATAAGTCGCTAGAAGTTCCAACTTCTATGATGTTAactgttactccctctgatcctacaTTTTTTCGTCATTGTTTTAGTTccaatttgcactaaaacaacaacaaaaatttaaaatcggaaggagtattacCAATCGATAAATAGATACTTctaatgcaaaaaaaaattgtactacGAGTTCTACTTTTGGAGCCATGATCAACACCCTTATCATAACGAACATGCTCAGTCCCACTTGTGTAGCACTTTCCATCGCCGTTCCACCGTCTCCTTCGCTAGCCGTACCCTAGCCCctttgaaagggcatttctctcctaagtgtttttggtggtgatgacaacgtgtttGTTATCTAATCTTGTGCTAAGCATTTCAGGGTTTATAAAAAACTCGACATAAGATGAATTGTGtaccctcaaaaaggaaagtagtggtgtttagcggctttttcggttgatttgagtcgtatGACATCCGTCTATTAAGAGGGGATCCATAAGGGAAGGtaacgggtgaatcaatttcacgtacacatctgcaccaaattgcacccactaaaaagcctacccaaaaaggtgtgagAAGACAACATTTTTCAGAATGTGTTCTGGCATCTAACGTTTCCAGGCGGCGGAAGTTCACCCGTGTTCTGGCATCTCACGTTTCCAggcggcggaagttccgggtgaacttccgcccgaacctccgggtgctctctgttagtcccgggagaatatgcggaacttccgttCAACCGGATTCCGGCCTACCCCGACCTGTGCCTAACGACTCGATTTTTAGAAACCCACttatataccccttcgtctCCAACGAGCCATTTTGACCGAGCAAGGAGCCAAGAACACCACCACTCACCtcaagaacacctcaagcttaaatctccaagatctctctccctagccactcataactcttgattctttgagaattggaggagaagatcttgttCTAGgatttcaccaagtcaaaagttgattccccttattttctttgtgtattttgtttctcttgggttgttagaaccctagacggaagcggtcacctcgagctctcccttggtgtgtgaggagctcaaggcttggattgggagcctccgaTTGAGTTGTGAGGACTCACTTCAAGAGCACATCAACGGAGTTGTGGAGAATTGTTGAAGAAGGTTACTTTGTTCATGATCCAAAGAACTTGTCACCAAGAGAGTATGTGGACAATCAACTCAATGAGCATGCCATTGGAATACTCTTAAAGGCTCTATCCTTGGAGTATAGAACCTTTGTCTGTGGTGTTGATTTCACTAGAGATGCTTGGAAGCTCATTGGTGACCACTTTGACAACAAGAGAGTGTGAGGAAGTCAAAGTTTGAAGTGGACATCAACGAATGCAAAAATTTCTTCATGAAGGATGGAGAGGTTCCGGATGAGCTATATAGGAGAGTCATCTCTCTTGGAGCCAAGATGAAGGACCATGGAAGTCGTGACATCGATGATGAATGGTTCAAGCGTCTATTCATAGAAGCCATCTCCCCACACCGAGAGGATCATGCCGCAATGATTAGGCAAAGAACGGACTACTATAGTTTGACTCTAAGTCAAGTGATGGGAGAGTTTGTGGCTATGGATATTCTCAAGAAGACCTTTGAGGACAACCTCATTCACGTCAAGTTTCTCTCACAAAGCTCAAACCTGGCATTGAAGGCCAACGTGACTCCCACTTCAACTCCATGTGAAGCACCCCAACAAGAAGAGGTTGAGATCACGGAAGAAAATTGCAACTATGAGTTTAGTGATCACATGGCTCTTGCGGCTCAAGCTttttgaaagaagaagaagtttgtCAAGACCAACACCTTTAACCCCAACAACTTCTACTACAACAAGGGAGCTTCAAGCTCGAAGCCCAAAGGTCAAAGATCTCGTAAATGTTATAATTGTGGTAACAATGaccatttcgttgcagagtgtATTTATGAGAAGAGTGAGGAGAATGGTAGTCGCCTTATACTTAAGGGGAAGACCAAGCCCTCCTTCCACAAGAAGCCAACGAAGAAGAGGCAACCAAGAATGATTCTTGttcaagaaaaatatacttcGGGTGACGAAAATAATGATGATGAAGAGTCCACGGAGGGGGTGAACATTGCCATTGCTCCTTCACTTTCATCTCTCTTCGACTCCCCCAATGAGAACAAGAACCACTCACCCAAGTGCCTTATGGCCAAGACCTTTTCGGTAATCCCTCCTCCCACCAAACATGTCATTCCTAAGAGTTTATCTCACCCAAGTAGTGTTGTTAAGCATAATATGAATGAGTTGGAAATCTTCATAAagtgtgagatcgagataggcaatcagagggggggtgaatgattgcgcagaagcaaattaaaacttttcccgaaagttcaaaccctaaatcacctttttgtctgtgatagtaaaacagccgtaacttttgattggatgaaccaaaaaatacgtatgagtatggaaaagaaaggtattaaaattatctaaccaacccaacaagaatcagctcaatcgtacttaccaatcaaaagatatgatcaaaatagtaacagctgacagaaagttacgaggattaatctaaaaccaatttcgaggaataacaagaaagatgaattaatcgcaatcttctcttgatctcgtgataaacctgcagcaaagtattatgaacttgtgatgaacctgcaccaaagtattagaaagatctagcacgaagatttcacgaagatccgagaagaacagagatgacaccgccaacgaatctctttattgcaacgatgtcgatcgattacaaaagatgcaaccatgcatccaagaactctccaagaattgatttagatccaaagctttgagttcgctcacgtccttgctaaaaccctagctaggatgccctctatttataagggaaaattcgcaactctaaaccgaatccgaatccaacacggactcctctgtcccggtcagtattttgctcgtggggcccgcatacgacctcggattgagatgactccaaaagcaaagttgttcgtctcgacgacgcgcacaactttcatgtggatcacttttccatccgacgccatcttaatgacgctactgtttaatctttaaacagctctcatccagccacggctggacctacatatcttcatctcgatgtcacttcatgccatcaactcttcttgtgatgtcttcaaaactcgaccatcacgtatcgaatatctccaataccgtacatctctggtaaacaacatacgacaaaccggtgccctcccggatcatcgtagccttcacttccattgttccatcgcacgaacgtcctgcatgaccttgatcctcgacctcagcttcccaagcttcgtctctcgatcccgtcatcgaccacgtttttctagctccggcaacacctgaaagcgaacacacaaataaccagtacgagcacaagtccacgacttgactcagggtaagtttcacacaactcacgccatgttttcacataagaaactaatggatcagcacaccactagcaaagcactaagtccaaacaaaatacatgtcatcacttaaatatccatattatccaaagtatccacatcaatgtttcatctaaaacacttgccaatgttacacatcacatatgatttcacaaaaagaaagccacttagtggcggtcaaaagaatctttagATATTTGGTTTATACCCCAAACTTTGGCTTATGGTATCCTAAAGGATCAAGTTTCAAGCTCATGGGATATTCGGATTCGGATTGGGCAGGAGACAAAGTGGATAGGAAGTCAACTTCTAAGACGTGCTAATTTCTTGGTAGGTCTTTGGTGagttggtcttctaagaagcaaaattgtgtGTCTGTCTCCATGACGGAAGCCAAGTATATAGCCGCCATAAGTTGTTGTGCGCAATTATTATGGATGAGGCAAATATTGTTGGACTATGAAATCACTTGTGAAAGTGTGCTTCTTTTATGTGAAAACGAGAGTGCAATCAAGATAATCCACAACCCCGTGCAACATAGCAAGACGAAGCATATTGAGATTCGTCATCATTTCATTCGAGAGCATGTGGCCCGTGATGATATTGATCTCTCTTATGTTGCCACCGGTATGCAACAAGCAGATATTTTCACGAAGCCACTTGATGAAGCAAGATTTCGGGAGATAAGGCATGAGCTAAATATCCTAGATTCTAGTGTTCTGGTTTGATAACTTGCACCCGTACCCACGGTTAACATTTGTTTAGTTTGGATGTGCGCATGGATGTAGGGGGAGCATAGCTCAATTCATGGGCAAATGCTACTCTTACTATGCTAACATCAATTTTATACATTGAGCTTCAATGTGAGTTTTGAGTCTTGAGCCCAAAAATCTATATTCGcggtgtcaagctcatacatacTCAAATATGGTGGCCTAGGCCAGCCTAACTTTTGTGAGGTTGGTTCTTTTAATTCATTGCAAATCTTTATATAGTCAAATATGACATATTATGTATCTATGGAAATGCACTCATATTTGGTATTTTGACTTTGCTTCTTGCAAATTGAGTGTATAATGCCATAATATAATTCCAACTTTGCGTGATCTAACCCAAGCCATCTTATCTGAAAACCATCTACTCTCTATGCTCAAATGTTCCCACACTTCGAATCCATATTCTGTTTCTGGGttagccggaacttccggcttCCGGTCAGCCGGATGTTCCACCTATCGGACGGAATTTCCGGTGGGGAGTTTTCCTGTTAAGTGAAGGGGGCCGACCGGGTGGGGTTTTCTCCCCCACTCCAGCCCGACCCCCTCCTCATCTCTCTTGCTCCCTCAAACCCTAGCTCCAAGGAAGCATCTCTATCTTTGGATTCAACCCGAAGATCCGGTTCCTTTCTTCAGATCTACAACAAGGACGCGTTTCTCTTCGATCTTCACCATGGTGAAATCAAGTAAttcctcttttctctccttttaGGGTTTGTTTGAATCCTTGGATGAATGTGAGAAATTAGGGCAAATGTCTTGGTGGAATTCCTTTGTTTTGTAGAATGCAAGGACTATGCTAGTTGGATTTGAGGTTGTATGGCTTGATTGTTAAGGGATTGGAAGTTAGGGTTCATCCCGTTTCTGCGGGaccccggaacttccggtcgcGGCCAGAACTTCTGGTcgggcggaacttccggtcccTGGACAATCTTTCTGTACAACCTTGACTCCAATTAATCAATTATTTACTTCTACAATCCTGAATACTTACCTATTGTCCCTCGTATCTATTTCTGTTTCACAGGAGGTACTAGTTCTCGTCAAGACAGGGGCAAGGATCCGGTCATTCCTCCCTCTCCCAAGAAGCTCTCAACCAAGAAGAGGGCAGAGATTGTTATGAAAGAACGTGAGCGTGAGTAGCTAGACCTCGCCAAGTCCAAGCCCTCTCGCCGAAAGTCCACTTTCAAAGCTCAGCCCAGCAAGTTTCCTATCAAGCATTGGCCCGAGCAAATTTTTGCAGATGAAACGTTCATTAATCCTTATTTGAAGGACCTGATTCAGATCTTAAGGATAACAATCATCACTTCCACACCAACTTTCAGATTCATATCTTTGAAAAGATATATTTGCCTCCTAAGACCAAAGATTTTCCTCAATGCTCTACCAATATTGAAGCTATGCAAGCCGACAAGAAATACTTTGGAGAAGCACTATCTATTTGTGAGAAGTTCAATTTGTTTCCTATCATGACCTTCAATCAACCTTATGATGAGACTTTTGTGGCTCAGTTTTATGCCACGGTGTTCCAAGAAGATCTAAATGACCAGAACATTCGCAGAGTTTCATGGATGTCAAGGAGCCACGTTTGCACTGCCACATGGGCCGATTTTGCGAGCCTCCTTGGGTATGAGAATGCTGGACATTGCACCCCTTCAGGCTTTTGCCCCCATGACAATGATGCTGCTGGCAAAAAGGTGTTGAAGCCACTTTACATGGATGGAAGAGTTACTCTTGGAGGGACCAAATTTCTGAAGCCCACCTATGACATCTTGCAACGCATCTACAGAGAAACCATTACTTGCAAGACGGGTAACTCAGATGAGATACATGGTTTTGGTGTCAATCTCATGTTGGAAACACATAGGAGGAAGAATGGAGATACACCGTTGGATGTGATGGACTACTTGTGGCATGAACTCTATTTTGCTATTCTCCATAGGAGAGTGTCTTCCTATGCCCCGTACATCATGAAGCTTATTCTTGCCAAGGCACCTCTCATGCATGATGTAGCATTTGTGAAACACCCCTTCCTATGCCCCGTATATCTTCATGATGCATGAAACACCTCTCATGCATCATGAAGATATTTTGCATGCAACAATCTAATGAGAGGAAGTTGTACAAGGTTGAGCAAGTTAATCATCGCATTCTTCGTCGTCAAGAGCGCATTATGAACAACATGGGCTTGCCTAGCTCTCCTGTGTCCGATGTTGAGAACTTTGAGAATTGGAGGAGCACCCATAGAGATTGGAACCGCAATGATGGTCATCTTCCTTCTCCGGTGcgtggtgatgaagaagatgaggatgaggatgaagatgaagtgccTGCTGCTGAGGGTAGTGAAGAAGaggctgaggaagaagacactgatgatgatttctccgagtgatttgtttgtttctctcttgggacgattcttccctttttggtgtcttgatgccaaaAGGGGAGAGTGTAGTTGTGAGGGAAAGTTTAGGGCCTCGGGGATTTGCATGGTTTAGTCACAAGCTCGTTCTTATTCATGGAGTTTTTATGTGCTTGTGTTACTTATCTAGCGTTGAACTATTTTAAATTCGTGGTTTGTGTAATACTTGATAACTTTGTGTGATGTAATAGCTAGCTTTAAGCTTTGTGTGATGGATTATTTGTTCCAGATATGACTTTAATGCTTATCTCAAGTCTTACTAATCTTGTGTCGAGATGTGATGTTTTTGTGCCCTTAGATATGTGCTCCATCACAAGATCTCATTGCAACAGGTATATTTTCAATTGGTTTGACTTATCTAACCCTTTATGCTTCTTGGAAGCATTGCTCGATATCTTGTTGGATAAGTCATTGTAGATTTCATTCAAaattgttatgccttgtggAGGTATGATCGATATCTTCTTTATGAATGAATCCTACATACCCTTGTAGAGCTTTTAGTGAAATACCTTCAATCCTTTGCAAATGAGCTATTGGTTTATAAAATctagggggagtgttgatccTAGTGTATGTGCACTTTGCATGTCAAGCAAATCAAATTAGTGCATAAATCTAGGGAGAGCCCGTCTATATTTTATATTCCATGCATCTAGTCTTAATTGATTATTATTTATGCAAATCTTTGTGTTGTTATCATTCACCAAAAAGGGAgagattgaaagggcatttctctcctaagtggttttCGTGGTGATGACAATGTGCTTGTTATCTAATCTTGTGCTAAGCATTTTAAGGTTTATAAAGAACTCGACACAAGATGAATTGTGGACCCTCATAAAGGAAAGAAGTGTAGTtgtgtttagcggctttttcagttgatttgagtcgtaggacatccgtactattaagaggagATCCACAACTGAAGGtaacgggtgaatcaatttcacgtacacatctgcaccaaattgcacccactaaaaagcctacccaaaaaagtgtgagaagaaaacattttttagagTGTCTTCTGGCATCTCAGGTTTCCAGGTGacggaagttccgggtgaacttccgtccgaacctccgggtgctctctcttaGTCCCGGGAGAAAATGCGGAACTTCTGGTCAGTCGGAAGTTTCGGCTATTcagcggaacttccggcctacCCCGACCTGTGCCTAACGGTTCGATTTTTGGAAACCCACttatataccccttcgtccccaacgagccATTTTGACCGAGCAAGCAGCCAAGAACACCACCACTCACCTCAAGAACACCTCAAACTTAAAtctccaagatctccctccctaaccactcataactcttgattctttgagaattggaggagaagatcttgttctagggtttcaccaagtcaaaagttgattcccgtTGTTTTCTTTATgtatttcgtttctcttggtttgttgggaaccctaaacggaagcggtcacctcgagctctcccttggtgtgtGAGGAGCTCAgggcttggattgggagcctccaattgagttgtggagtttGTCCCGGTCAattttgtaagggttcggcgttcgccctcaaggaagccattagtggaactcacctcacctttgtggtgttgtgagagctcatcacacctttgtggtgtggtgagttagaaaatagagtgagccttcgtggaTTCtccacctttgtggtagagcactcctccaaacggagacgtaccctgatcccaataggtgggaactccggtgaaatcttcgtctgcacgtgtggtatcatttcccctttacattcttgttatctattgttgcttcggttattgcttcggctattgcatttcattctagggttgcattcactttagagaatctcgtaaaccctaggattaagtgtttgtatctagtcgaccataccgatctttcacccTTCTCCTTTACTAGACGTGGTATATTAAAACCCTACAATACAGGTGTTGTTCCACAATGAGTActatttcctccgtccaacaaaagatgtctcaagtttttcaaaatttggatgtatttggacatgacttagtgtatagatgcattcaaatttagtcaaagttgagacatactttgttggacggaggaactAGTATATTTTTACAAATTCGTTATCCCTAAGTTGTCAGATGATTTAATGCTTGTAGGTCAACCAAATTGCACATCATCCAAGTCTATGTGCCAAAATAAGTTATATCCAACTATAAGTAAAAAAACGTGCAGTTTTATACACtctaaattttaaaatataagGCATATAACTTCTATTTATGGTCAAAGTTTCTAAACTTTaaatgttgttgttttcttcataaacttggtcaaacttaaaCACCTTTACCAGTCAACAGAAGTTACATGACTTGTATTTTGCTACGTCTGGAGAGTATGGTTTCCACGAATTATTGCTAGATGAATAATGATCTAGAACATAAAATCAAAAGTAGAGTTTTATCATTTCgtttttaatttctttacATTTAGGTTTGTGTCATCaaagagaaaagtatatttttcgtCCCACTACTTATCGAAAGTACTCAAATGGTCTTTCAACTTTTTTCCGTCTACTCTTCCTTCTCTAACTATCAAGATCGGACACTAATGGCCCTCACCCCGTCTAAGGGTCCCTTTGTTTAGGCTAGAGCTTGTGCTTATTTGGCTTCTAGGGACTACAGGCCAACAAGCTAAAACAAACACCTCACTTGCAGCCAGCTGGAGAGAAGAGGTTCCAGCCAAAAATGCACTACACACCACAAGCACATATTTCGATGCTTCTCTTTGTGGCTGGAGCTTTTACGAATTACCACGCCCTAATACCCTTCTCACTTATCCTCTATTTACGTCGTAAATGCCACCGAGCTCCCGAACtgttttcttcctccttcgtcctTCCACGATTCCCCCACCCCTCTTTCGCGAGAGGTGGCCACCGGCGCACCTCACCTCAGCCCCTTCCCATCCTCCACATCCTCCCGGATCCAGATGACCGCGTCTTTCTCCGCGTCCCCGTCGTCCGCCCGGGCGCGGCACCGGCCTGCCTCCTCCggatccgcctcctcctctgtcccccctccccttctcctGCACGGATCGACTGGATCCCGAAGAGATGGCACCGTGGCGGTCGGATCTGCTCCCCTTCCCGGTGCACCGGATCCCGAAGAgatggcgccgcggcggccggatcTGAATAAGCGGCGAACCTTCTCTTCACAAGCGGCAGCCGGACCCGGCAAGGGGAGAcgcccctcctcttccccagcGGCGGCCCTCCCATCCTCTCtactccccttcctcctctccaatGGGACGGATAATTGGACCATGGAAAAATGCGTTTGATTTGTGACTTGTCCGTGAATTGGGATGGAATTTTATGCCTGGAGTAATGAATTTGTGATGAAATTTACTTCACCATTGCTATGATCATTAATTGTATGGTTAATTTTCGGGCTTAGGTTATTCTCTGGTATGGACTTTGCAACGACTTgattaatacggagtagtattttttggATTGTCAAAGTTAAATAATGTATGAAATCATGCGGAACATGCTAAATCTGACAAATTTCATGTAAATCCTATAACAAATCTTAACTCATCATTTGCACTTACATCATCAAACCCAACAATTAATCAAAATTTACAGGAAGCAGGGACATTTCAGACATTCCATCCTCATCCAGCTGCATACATAGTTTCACTGCCAGCTTAAACGAACGACAGTCAGGTTTCAGCTCCAACAGAAAATTAGCTTATTCCAGCTCCAGCTAACTTGTTTTCAGCTCCAGCCTAACAAAGACAGCCTAAGACGGTTTTGGTGTCAACGCGACATGTTTTTGCCCCACGACTTGCCATGTCGGCAttagattttctttttagtCCGAATCCACTTGTTTTAGCTtttaaaaaacaagaaaagactCGAGTAGCGTGGAAATGCGATAGCGTCTCATCAACACCATATGTCGTTGAGTCCAATCGGATAGTCAATCAAATGACAACACGGCAAGCCGGGGATGAAAAATAtacgaaaaaaaattgggatgaAAAATATACGAAAAAAGTTAAAAACCATTTACATGCTTTTGAACAAGTTGATAAGAAAATGGGAAAGTTTATTTTTGTTATCGCACTCGGATGAGGCGGAGAGCTGTAAGCTGTTCACTCGGTCCGTCGCAGCCCCGAATTTCATGGATGGAAGAACTTCGTCAGCTTTCTGATGTGATACGGATCGGTGCCGACAGTCCTTGCAACGGACCCACGGTTTCCGTCAGTGCTGTTGTTcaaggaataaaaaaaagaccaaaTTACAAGTCGCTTTTCGTCCTGAAAAGCAGCATTTATGCAACGCAAACAAAGTTTAAGTATCTTAAATGAACGGATCCTTTCCTTCAAAATGCAGCATCGATCTCGCGCTCTTTCTCGTGCTACTATAGCAGGCTGGTCAAGCCTACCCAGGGAACAAGGACCAACCGATGGACCGAGCAAGTATCACCCGGAAAAGCTGGAAACAAAGTACTCCGTACTGAAAACTCGCAGAATGCAGGTGAACTAAATTACTCCATCTGAAAGAAATGGTACTGCTAATTTTGAAAAGCGATAACTTAACACTGACATGTTATTAGTGTTCCCAATAATAATCAACTGAAAGTATATGCAAATATATACTTAAAAGTCTGCAAGACTGCAACATCAAAGTTTGACTGATCCATGAAGACGGCACTAGTACAATCCTGTAGCTAACTAGTTTGCGCACTCGCATCAACATAGCATTAGCAACCCCAAGTTGACCGAAGTAGAagactccctccgtcccatggTAACTGATTTagatttgtctaaatatggatgtatctatgtttaaaaaacgtctagatatatttaataaaaaatcatttaatttGGGACAGAGGAAGAAATAAGTTATAACAAATGTTATAACAAATCTTTTTGAAAATATAAATGTTCGAGTAGAAGCCAGATCACATGCTGGTATGCACTGAAGTCAGTAATCCAAAGCAAAACCCTGTTCTGTCCATGTCACAGTCGAGTTTTCTTTTGGGTACAAAGTACATGCAGAGAAAAGGCAGACCCCTCCATCATCTGCTCTTCCAGATTTAAGAGCTACTCCTACCTAACCCAGCCTACAATTCATCTCCCTGCCACTCCATTCTGGCCTGTTTTGTTCCTCCAAGACAAAGGCATCATCATCAAGCTCACCATATATCAATGGAGAGGTCAAGGTCCTTTTCAATTTCAGAGAAGAGCAGCAACAAAGACCATGGTTCCTCCAGCACAAAGACCGACCTGAGGTGCTACAGCGCCTCCTATGTGACAGCCAAGAAGGCACCTGCAGGCACCACATGGCCTCCTTCTgcaacttcttcttctactactacgacgtcggcggcggccggttcGAAGGCGAAGAAGTGGAGCAGCGGCTTCGTTGCCCCGTCGGAGCtgcggaggaagaggagggtgGCGGGGTACAGGGTGTACGGCGTGGAAGGGAAGGTGAAGGTGTCCCTGAAGAGCGGTGTCAGGTGGCTCAAGGGCAAGTGCACCCAGGTGGTGGACGGCTTGTGGTGAAGCCTGCAAGGTGATCGATGAGCTGACATCACACACATGCCGTATGTATGATCTATTGATCTTCTGGATGCGACCATGCAGCTTAATtagtttcttctcttctttggTTGGTCCATCTATACGTCAATCTTCCTTTCTTGAGCTGGcattgtgtttttttccttttccgaagaagaagaagagactGCCTTGATCATGCAAATACTACCAACAGATATTTATATGTTCTTTGAAATGTTTATTTGGTGAGAAATTAAGTTGTCAATATTAAATTTGTTGTGTAAGAGCACAAGCTTTGTCGTAGTTTTTACGCGAAAAGAAAGTGCAAAAATGCTTGTTAGTTTAGTGGCCTACTTTAGATGTGGTGGTTACTGTGATTTACATTTTCCATGGATggatattctttttttttatctcacCAAGAAAAACCTCCCATTGGCTGCATGGGAGATGGTATGTAGACCCAAGAAAGAAGTTGGTCTTGGAGTTAAGAATCTGATGGTTCAGAATAAAACTCTTCTCATGAAGAATATCCATAAATTTCTCAACCATGATGA
This is a stretch of genomic DNA from Brachypodium distachyon strain Bd21 chromosome 1, Brachypodium_distachyon_v3.0, whole genome shotgun sequence. It encodes these proteins:
- the LOC104581537 gene encoding uncharacterized protein LOC104581537; the encoded protein is MERSRSFSISEKSSNKDHGSSSTKTDLRCYSASYVTAKKAPAGTTWPPSATSSSTTTTSAAAGSKAKKWSSGFVAPSELRRKRRVAGYRVYGVEGKVKVSLKSGVRWLKGKCTQVVDGLW